The Pseudomonas solani genome segment GGACCTGGCCGGCCTGCTGCACGTCAGCGAGCCCAACCTGCGCAAGCGCGTGCAGCTGGCGCGCCGGCAGTTGCGGGACTGGCTGGGCACCCTGTGCGAGGCAGGTAACTAGGGCTGAGAGGTGAAGCGGAAAGCCCGCCCCATAGGGGGCGGGCCGACCGATCAGAAGTTGCCGATGGGGTAGGCGCTGTTGATGGTCCAGAGACCGCCGATGTTGTTGAGAAAGCCGCCGATGGTGAAGGGGTTGCCGTTTTCGCCAACGCAGTAGTTCACAGCCCCCACCGAAGGTGCTGAAGGCCCGGTGAAGAAGTTGGGTCCGCCAACAGGGCCCACGCCCTGGATGGGGTGGGTGTAGGCGTAGCGGATCGATTCGACGACCTGCACCTGGGTGCAACTGTCGGGGTAGAAGGTCGAGACTCCAGCCCCCGCCTTGGGCACCCAGACTCCAGCATTGGCGACCTGGATGCCACGGCCGAGATAACGATATGGCGCGGGGTGGTTGATGCCTGGCTGCACGAAGAAATCTCGCCCCGCAGTAATGCGTGCAGCGAAAGGCGCTGCGGGACCTCCCAGGACCGGATCATGGTTGCCGGGGCGGGAGTGGAAGCCCACCGCTGCGCCCGCCCCGTTGATCTCACCGCAGAAGATGTGGCGCTGGTTGATCTGCGGGTTTATCCGGCTATTGGGCAGTCCACCGCCTATCTGCACCGGCAGCGGGTTGACCCCGGGCGCACCGGCTGTGCAGTTGATCTGGGCGAGGGCCGGCAGGCTGCAGCAGGCAGCCAG includes the following:
- a CDS encoding EndoU domain-containing protein, which produces MECFKRTLPLGLLAACCSLPALAQINCTAGAPGVNPLPVQIGGGLPNSRINPQINQRHIFCGEINGAGAAVGFHSRPGNHDPVLGGPAAPFAARITAGRDFFVQPGINHPAPYRYLGRGIQVANAGVWVPKAGAGVSTFYPDSCTQVQVVESIRYAYTHPIQGVGPVGGPNFFTGPSAPSVGAVNYCVGENGNPFTIGGFLNNIGGLWTINSAYPIGNF